From Cryptococcus deuterogattii R265 chromosome 13, complete sequence:
TGTCGCTTTCATACGACAAACACGGCTGCCCAAGTTGTCACTCATAACTGGAGACAAAAGGGAACGGCGACATGACTAGCAGAGTGGCGGCAACATACAGATATACATACAAAAGCTTCTATTCAGATCAACTGAGACAGGAACCCAAAGCCCCAGGAAATCGAAACAGAACAGACCGAACTCAGATTACTACCCCCTCACAAAGCATTCGGCCCCAATGACGAATACCTACGTCTTCAAAGAACCCCGGCTTGCTTCTCAACCCTTGTTTTCGTCAACAGGGCAATCTCATGAGTCAGAAACTCGGCCGTATCAGGTCTATGAAATTAGATCAGCTCTGGCATGAGCGAGTGAAGGCGGTAACccaccttgtccttgcAATTCTCAATAACACCtccgccatcctctcatTATCATTACCTTCCAAACTCGATCCTTTCATTCCGTTCGATAACCCACCCGACCTTCCTGCACCCGCTGCCCTGACGGCCGCACTacatctctccttcaacgtCGGCGTTGGCAAATCCATATACTGACCAAGCATAATGATATCTTTGTAAGGCCCAGACTGGAGCTGCGAAAGTGGTACACCAAGCTCGGTTCCGTCTTCGGCTGCGTTGAAGAATGATTTCAAGAGTTGAAGCCATCTGAAAATGATATCGACttcttgaggaggaaggggaggtgCAAGGTATGGTTTGTCGGATAGAGGGGGGACGAGTAGGGAGATGGTTATTTCAATGATGCGGTGCCAAATGGCGAGCATGACTCCGATACGGGTGTTAAAGGTGAGGGTCacagagaagatggagaactGTTTGATGTTAGCACTTGCCTAGAACGAATGAGATGATTGATACTCACATTCTCATTGAGATATTCAAACAGCAACCCCAGGCTATATTCAATGTCATGCTCTGTTAACGCAGTCTTTGTCCTTTTCTTATCCTTCAGAGGCTTCGTGAGAGTTTGTATTGTCGCCACTGAAAGCTGCGCCTTGATGAATTCCCCCATTTTATCCACGATTTCCCGAACCATATCTTCTGCGGCTCGATCGCATATTCTACTTGCGGCATCGAGGTGATACTGCACATCATGCTTCTCCCCCCCTTCCATGCTAATGCGGACATGAACAGTGCCACGGGGGTTGAGCGGGAGGACGACGTCACGGGTAGGGTAATCTGCGAAGAGACGAGGATCGAGCTTGAATGTTGATATACCAATGAGATCATGTTTGCCGACGAGCTGACGGTCATACACCTGAAGTTCGAGAATCTTGACGGCGCCAACAGAAATTTCAAAGGATTGATCCCTATGGCCAAAATCAGCCTAAGTCCAATCGTCGAGACAAAGACATGACGCACCATTTGGGATCCTCTGTTCCCAGCACTGTCTTTGTTTTGATACATCTCTCCCCTGATTGCTTATCCAAGACAACGACAAATCCGTCCGCCGCTTTCACGAGACCCTTGCCAAGCAAGTTCTCACCTCTCAGGATCGTAACTGCGAATAAGTGCCTGATTGCTTTATCGGGTTGAGCACCGCTCAGATGGTGAGCTTTGATGATACGTGCAGTGTCCTCGGCTTCCATTGCAAACGACATATCTTCGAGGCATGTTTTGGCGGCGCCCATGTCGGTGAGCTTCACGCAAGCCTATAGTCCTTATCAGTTCACAAATTCCAGGAATCCGAGAAAGAGGCCCACAGCAGGAGGAATCAGGAATCCTTCaatcttttttctttcgaGATTCTTCACTGCCTGCTGACCTTTAGCGAACCAAGATCCCGCCTTCCCTCCCAATTTGCCTTGCAATTCGGAAGCTGGCGTAGGGGCCTTGACGGGGTTCATGTCACGCATGAACAGACCTAGAACGATAGAAGCATACTGGTTGACAGCGTACGAGACGGTCTATTACGATTAATGGGTCAGTCTATCAGTATTTAGGAGGTTAGAGGTTGAGTGATGACTTACGCGGGAATAGTCAATGAGATAGACGGCACGTTTGTATTCGCTCAAAGGGAGTTCGTGTAAGATGACTTGTGCGGAACCACGGACAAATTCGAAGAGATCAATGACTGATTGACTGTGTCTGTTTTCTCCCTCTGGGACCCACTATCCTTATCGTTAGCTGCAACATCAGGCGTACATATGAGAGACTTACGCTATCCATTCCAACACTCCTCTCGACCCATTGCCCCACCCTGTTAGCCTCTGTATCCTTCAACCAAGCCCGGACATGCGGTTCAAAGAACCCATCAAGATCGAACCCGTGATCCTGTTCGAAAGAAAGATCATCCCACAGATCGAGAAGCTTGCCCGTGATTTCATACAAAGTGAAGATATCAGAAGCAGAGCCCCGTGGTTTTTCCAGAGAGTGGATCTCAGccaggaaaagaggaagctggcatttgatgatgatgcttgCCGGGTCGAGAATACTACGATGAATTAGCAATGACTTTCAGAACTAATGTACTCACGTTTGCAACCCCCTTCCCCAGACTTTCTTCACGTTCGaaacctctctctccatccagGCCGCCACTTTCTCCAATCCCTCTACAACGGAGTCCTTGCCACTATCCCCAATCTTCAAAACCTGTGCATCACTCATCCCAATCCCTCCAAGGTAATTCTCCACCGCAGCGACATACTCGCCAATAGCGGACGCTTTAACTTCATCTGAAAGGTTGTCCAAAACCTTGGCTGCTTCCGGCTGGGAAGCAAAAAGTTCTGGGGAAGAGTTGAatatgagaagaagggatggtggaggtgctAGGggagttgaagaggttgtGGGGAAGATGCTGGCCAACGACTTTGATGCCATCTCAAGTAACCGATTTAGAATTTGAGAAAGAACCGCTGGAAGAGGGTCTCCAGGTCTAAGACCAATTGCGATAAGACCAATGCCATCTGCAATGTTCTTTGCGATAGCGAACTCCTCTTTGGTAGCTatgcttccttcccatcttgCTATGagctcttcaatctccttttccttctctctcttaCTACTAATTCCCCATACCTCTCTACACCTCTCCAGCAAATCTCGTGTCTTGCTTCCATGCCCAGCTTCCGCAGCCCGGGTGGCCAATCTGCCGAAAACTTCGACTGTCCGAGGGGGGGTGAAGAACGTGTTTGATGCGTCACCTCGAGGACTCATAGGTGAGTCATAATCTGTTGCGGGGACGGGAGTCGCCAGGTCAGGGAACTCTTTGAGGATGTTACTAAGTGCTTGAGAGAGATATGTTTGGCGGTTTTTTTGGGAAGCTGTaaggggaggaggttgggCGGAGAGGATCGTCATTGCTCGTTTCAAATCAGCCATGTAAAACTACCATCCACTATTAGCTCATCATTGAAAAATACGACCACATACCTGCTCAATAGACGTTTTACCGGATGTAATCTCCGAAACATCTCTATCCAGtgtctctttcctcacaCCCCACACTTGGCCCACTgtgttcatcatctcattcacatctccatcccataCAGGGCTCGGCTTTCGTCGCACTGAATCTTGCCCTGTAGGACGACCGATACCGACCGAACTCTTTTTCCCAGGAGTAACAAGTCCGCTCGAAGCAGTATCAGCGTTGGGTAAAGGTGAAGGCGAGAGCATATACGACTGAACTTCTGTGCGGAGTCGGGCAAGgagttctttttctttctcagTTTGTGTTCTCGTCATGGGCGAGAAATATGACGAGCGGGGAAGAACATTGtaaagaagttgaaggaaatgagatTGGTGAACGTGTTTTGCAGCGCATCCAGGGCCAGCAGGAGGGATGTAAGAAGAGAACACTGGACGACTATTAGTTCTGTGAGATTCGTGGATTGTTGAATACTCACCTTCGAGCAAAGTCGGGATTTCACGCAAGTTCAACCCACTCGCAGTCTTGCTTCCCTTTTTGATAATGCTGGTAAAGCCCTTTACTGTACTCTCCCAACCCAGatcaccttcttccgcccCTAAAGTACCCCAGAACTCAAGCAAGAAATCTTTGGGAAGTTTGACAGCATCTCCATCGTTCTTGTGCTTCCCCAGGACCCAGGCAGATGATTTACGTCGGAGAATTGGAGGTGGGGTACTCGGAGAAGACGGTTCAGGTGTATGGGGGGGAGTGTTGTACGCAAGGCTGGTGAAGCGCGAACCGTTGGGAGAAATGCCGGTAGCTGGGGGTGAGGCCAAAGGCGGAACCGATGCACCAGAGGGGTGCGAACGATGGGAcatcgatgaagatgagaggcGTTTGCAAGGTGATAAGGCAGCATTGAGTAAGTGGTGGTGAAGCACGCTACCTTTGATCAGCATTTAGTCCGAGAGAGATATCACTTTTGCGACCTACGCAACTCGCAGGGAGTACCGATATCCCAGCCTATCAAGTTCATCTTTGTTCACAGCTTCCGATTCAGCAGACGTGCTCGAAGCCCCTGAAGCGTTGCTGTTGGACCTCTGGCCCATAGTGATACTGGCTAAAGATGTTAAAGAGCCACTGTGAGGTGAGATTGGCGGAGCGAGACCTGATTGATTCGTGAAGACGGTTGAGTCTGAGGCCATTCGGAGTGGGAGGGGGGGCGGAACCCCTGACCGCCTGGATTGCATTTTGAAAATGTGAAAACTTTAGATCTGACGGGAATTATGGCGGTGCCGTAGATTGCAACGATCGAACAAAATCTGGATGAGGTTATCGGGAGGATGATAACGGTAAATGTCGAAGAACAAGCTAAGGACCAATGAGTTCGGCCAATAGTTCGCGGGTTATGGGCTGTGGGTCGTAGGTGCAATATTCTGGAATCACTCGAGTGCGAGAGCAACCACCGGCACTTTCAGCAGAATAAAAAAACACGACGCGTCTCACTCACCTGGGAAGTCAGACTGAATATTTCAATATCAGTTATCCTCTCGTTATCAACACACTAAGGAAAATATAACATGGTGTTGAAGAGGGGTAATTGATGACTTGCTATTATAGATGTTCGAATTTCGAAAGACGAGACGGGAGGGGGGACGCGATGTATTTCTGGCCATAGCAAAGGTTTTTGAGTTTCCGAACAACAAAGCCTCGACAGATTGGCTTTCTAGATCCAGGGCCAGGCACAGTAGATCGCCGCAAACAGAAAGGAAAGTAGACAAAAAGATAATAATAGAATGGAAAGTAATAAACATACCACGTGGGGTTGGCGGATGCCTCCGCCGCCGCGGCAGGGTATCCCTAAGGTAATCCACGTCATGAATTCCCTTCCTCGTTGTTTGCTtgcttgttgttgtttgccttcttgttgcttgCTTGCTGTTAGTAAGAATAATAATATTATATAATAACAACATGCAACAGGCCACATCACTCatttctgctgctgctgctgctgctgctgcacCCAGATGAAGATCGAAATACTGTCAGCAGTCGCCATCTAAAAATTGTTAAGGACGATAATAATGACTGACTCCAGGAGCGGTCCTTTACAGTTGCTGGAACTTCATGATGTGACCACGTATAAGGCCATCGAATCTGGAGCATATTTAGTCAGTATACCCCGTCATGTAGGTTCCTCTCACTTTGGTCCATGAAATTGTTAGTCTAAGGTATCTTTGCCCAGTGAACTTCCGCATACTGAACTGCGGTGGTTGTCTTTCACTTCGTTCGTCAGCGTCGGTGAGGTTTTCGTCAAGCGAGGTAATGTCTCTAGGTTCATTGTACTTACAGTTCGTTAGACGAGATCTTATCAAGTGGCAATTAGGTCTGATGTATGTAGAGTGACTACATATAGCTTGATCCTTGCTTTAGCCTTGATATCGCCCGTAATAACCGCGCGCGGAAACCCCTCGATCAGTCACTCCCACATCCATTTGCTCAATCGCATGTCATTACAGATCGACTTCAGCACCTCTTTCATGCTCCACATCAGTATAATGATTACGAGTCCAATGTATGACTTGGAGATAATGACGAAGACGATACACCGCTTAATCTCTAGTAACACCCGCCAAATCTCTCCTGGCGTGAACGAAGGCCGACGTATCTTTTCGCCCCTGTTTCATGGCTCTCCATTTTCGCAGACGGTAAGTACATGCACTAATCTTATACACAcacccatcatcacctcaaTTACAGCTTCTAATCCTGTAAAACGCACTTCCAACGAAACAACACCATCTTTCAGTCACGCAATGTGATCCGTACGATAATCAACAAAGGCCCTCCTGAACACGAGGGGCAGACAtgtgggaggagatgagagaatCAGTTTAATAGAAAAAGATAGTACGTGCTGTATAATGCGGTGAATAAATGCAATACTGGAAACCGGACCGATGTCACGACACGATGGGCAATGCTTCTTGAAAAGTATGTACTTCTTTTCACTACTTCATTGATAATCTAAGCTAATTTAGGGATATAGTGGGCCATCACTTCCCATGGCGTTGGCTTTCGTACCCGTGAGTCCCTTTGCTTTCCCCGtccctttccctcatctcctctgtGAACCACTCCTGTTAACCAAAACTTCGCATACCTGGATAGATAAATCCTTCTCCTATTTCTCACCTATCTACCCTCTTACCCCTTTACATCGCCATTGAAGTGGGCTATGAAGCTTGCCGATTCTTCCAAATCCCCAAGGAGCCGTTTCGCATGACAAACTGCTATGAAAGAACCGGACATTTGTTGATTCGGTGCTAGATAAATCACGTGGGCTTGGGTCGTGGGCTGTGAGTAACTTCACACGACATGTAGGGGAGTTTGGGTGCCAGAGCGTTGAGTAGGACAAAACAGACATTTCACCCGCAACGCTCATCATGTTCGCCCACTACTGGcattttctccatcatccccgTCAGTAACTTCACAGTGTACCATTGGTGGCTTGCTTTGTGACTACAACATATTCCTTCCCTTGCGTGATGGTAATGCAGCCCTGTGACGTAGAAACGATCTAACAACTCTCGAAAACATCACAGCATCCTTCCCAGCCGTCTGTTCCAGAAGCTCGAAGCCATGACAATGAGCTGGGATCCGATATCTCGCAACCACCAGAACAAACAGATATgagcgaagatgatgagaataGGAATGCaaatggagatggtgaaagtgaggatgagttagagaaaggagaataTTCGAATTATAAAACAGtgtgggatgaagaagattcagaacaaggagaagaagagtaggCGCGACACAAGCCTTTCGATAGACATTGACGTGTCTCCGACGGCTTACGATCTCCTACTTTAGCTCTGCCATGGTCCTTTTGCCACTTCGACTAGAAGACCGAGagagagagcaggaggacACTGCAAAGAGGCGTTAATGTCCGAGcaaaggatggaggaaacTTTTGTATATCTTTTTCTGCTCTAAATCTGATATACAGGGAGTGGTCCTGGAGTAGATAGAATGCATCGGGCTCAATCTCAATGTCTTCTCAAACCCTCGAGCTTGCCCACAACAACGTCAAAACATAGCGCTCCAGCACGACTGTAGATAAACGACCGAGGACATGAAACTAAAGTAACTTGAAATGTTTTCAGACCTCTACGAGGATAATGACACGGCTAATACAGGCAACCCCTCTTGAAAACAATTGCTTGCCCTGTATTAAGTCATGGGCGATTTTCGCATCCCAGATACCAAGATATGAAGAGGCTGTATCTACTAAGAAGGACTTGGAGTGATCTTTGCTGCAGTAGTTGAAATGACATTAGTCCTTCGAAAAGTTGTGCGCCATCTCGATACTTATCAAATGTAGACACaaagtgaaaaaggaaaaacaagaaggagcaaaaAAGTTCTTCGGAGATGTCGTCTCATTCACCACAATTATTAGGCTTTTCACGCCCTCCCTCATTTCTTCGCACATGTTAAGGCTATGGACACCATTCGCATGTCATCACAGTATGCAGCGCCGCCTCTCATCATTCCACCCTTGACCATCAACCAGGCTTTTTGCACACACATACGTGAACGGCCACTAGTTGCTTCGTTTCCCAGCTACCATTTGACCGTCTCACTCTGCAATCTATAATaacattttttttcccttttgaAACCTATGGGATAGACTGTTTATATGCTAGTATCTCGACTGGTCGTCCCAAGCAGTGACGGACGCTACACCGGGTGAAAGTGGCCACATAGCTCAACAACACACAGGTGGTGAGTGCATTTAATTGATATTGTAACACTACTACAGTAAGGCTATGCTAGTGAGCCTGACGCTGCGGAATTATGTGCGCATTGCTACTGTAGTTGGCCATCAGCCTAGGTCCCTGCGAGATCTGATACCACATGTGCCTAGACTCTCATCAAACTCCACAGGCAATTAACGCCCCTGCTgcctctcatcctccctaGCCATCGTCTGAACGATCGTATGTGCTTCCTGgatatcatcctcatcccaGGGCTTGAGACCGTACGCCTGCATAAAGGAAGTCCAGTCGCCGTAAGACTTAACGATTTGGTATTCAGCGGCCGTGAGAGGAGGGGCTGTTCGGGCATGTCAGGAGCCCGATGCTGTGCATGAAACGAGCCAAAAATAGACAGTTGTTAAGACTCATCAAGACCGTTGGTAGCAGGCATCCTGAAAGTGCTCGGCAGAGACGCTTATAGTTAGTCAAGAAGTTGTGAAAGCacagatgaagaggaagaatcaAGAACAAAAAGCGATTGCAATCCCACTGACACTAGGCCGCCAAAAGCGCGAAAGATGGGCCGCTTCCGCGCCTCCGAGCGCCGATTGATCCTTTGCTAGGGCGCACTCTTCTCGTGAATGCTCACCTTGCCAGGCCTGTGTAAGTTGAGAGCAGACTGTGAAGGAGTGCTGCTAATTAATAGGGATAAAATCCCAATTTTTCAGGCCTCCTGGGACTTGAGCGAAGCATACCCACAACAATCGTTAACAACGGTGCTTCACTAGTGATATCACTTCGATTTAAGCGCTCACCTGATAAGCCGACGCGTCAGATGACCTCATAATAATATGTCAGCCGGCTTTTTCTTAAGAATCAACCAATGTTGTTTAAGGACTTCTTAAAACTACTTGGGCAGTAAACTCTTCTATCTCATACCTAGAAAACAACAATCTCAATTATAAGAATATGACATCGGCCGCAGCAGTGTTTCCGCGCGTTTCAATCAATTGCGACATGGGCGAAGTAAGTAAAGAGCCTATATCTCGAGGTGTTCTCTACGTTGCTGACACTGAACTAGGGGTTTGCGAAATGGAAGCTTGGTCCCGATGAAGAGCTCATGCCACTCATTGACTTCGGtacgccttcttctctgctgGCTTCGCAATTCCATCCTACACTGACTCTAGATACGTACTACAGCGAACATCGCCTGCGGCTTCCACGCAGGGGATCAAAACACCATGCTCAGAACTGTCCGCTCAGCCATCAAACATAATGTCGAGATGGGGGCGCATCCAGGATTAGACGATATCAAAGGATTTGGGAGACGGGCGTTTGCGATctcagaggaagaggtttaTGCTTTGGCGTTGTATCAGATTGGGGCTTTGAAAGCTATTGTCGAGGCGGAAGGGGGGAAATTGTCACATGTCAAAGTATGTCCAGCCTGTAATTctccaaaagaaaaaaaaatccaTTAACGGTGACAGGTTCATGGGGCGCTATACTTCATCCTTCGAgatcatccttcccttctccgctCATTCCTCAAAGCCCAAATATCGTTCTCTCCGgattctcctctccctttcgTTGGTCTTGCCGGTACAACTCATGAAGAGATATCCAAAGAAATGGGCGTGCCTTTCGTTCCTGAACTGTTTTGTGATATCGACTATGATAAGTCGGGCAAACTACTGAGCGTACCGGAGAGTAGGGCACCTACGGAGGCTCTTATTAGGGAAAGGTTAGCAAGGGTGTTGACGAAGGGCGAGAGTAAGTTAGAATTCATTTATTCAACATATGGGGAAGCCCGGCTGATGAACCCGTTGAAGCACTTGACAATGACAACAACCCACTCAAACTACCTTTCTTGGGTCGAAGCTTTACTATTTGTCTTCACTCTGATATGCCCACAGCACTCGCAAATGTTATGGCGTGAGTGAAGCTTGTAGTTTTCTAGAATTGCAACACTTATGTTATACGTGCAGAGCTCGCCAGATTGTTGATGAACACAAGTAGTATAGACAGGAAGCGATCATTTTGGCAGCGAGAGGCTTtgctccttttctttttttctttataCTTTCCTTTTGAAAAGGCCTCCCTTGGAACAGGATGTAACATTGTTAAATATTCTGAACATCTGGGCCCTTCTATGGTGGCCGTACCCCAACATCATGGGACTTCTTTCGTGACCGGTAGCCCAGATAACTGCTAGACCTAAGGTCGCAACCCCAAGGGTTTTCTCTATGTGCAGGCTGCTGGCCCGTGGCTGTTGCCAACTGCCAGCTGACCCATATTATCAAAGGCGATGTGATGATTGGCAGTGGTGACGTGTTTCAAATTACAAATCGTATCAATTGCCCTCGCTTAGAAGCGTCTGCTGATCTTATGTCTAAAAATCATTTGCTTTGCTCTTGTACGTATGTTCTGTCTTGTGACCTTTCATTACAAAATACAAGCATTAGTACATCAGACATAAATACTTCGTCCGACGCCGGATGTTTAATTTGCCGAAGATAAGCGAGGCCAAGATTTCTTATCAGCCCTTACCGTAAGATTCCGGCGCTAACAGCCGGTTCTCCATCGATTAACGTTCACAGAATGACTATCGAACCGTCTTTCAAATGAATGGTTCCCACGTATACACACCAcccacttcttctctctaTTGGCCCTTCACAGTACATCTATCTCAACACAACTAAGCATGGCCTCCGGTAAACCACCCAAGCTCCTCATCGCTAACCGCGGCGAGATCGCCCTCCGCATCATACGATCCGCGAAAgccctctccatcccaaCTGTATCCATCTACACCCTCGCTGATGCTTCCTCTCCACACGTCTTTGCGGCAGAAGAATCGTATCCTATAGGGGACGGCAACGATCCTAGGGGCTATCTGAACATAGATGGGATTGTGGAGATTATACAGAAATCAAGAGCAACAATGGTGGCTCCGGGTTATGGCTTCTTATCTGAGAATGCTGTAAGTCTTCCCATCCTAACCAATGCTCCATCTAGTTATGGAAAACATTGACGAAGCTTGGAAGGCATTTGCAACCGCTGTTGAAGCTTTAGGCGTCACATTTCTTGGTCCTACACCCACGCAAATGACATCAATGGGCCTCAAACACGAAGCACGGGCAGTAGCCATTAAAGCTGGTGTTCCCGTCGTGCCCGGTTCGGAAGGAGCAGTTAACACCTTAGAGAATGCAGTCAAAATAGCAGGAGATATTGGATACCCTATTTTGGTTAAAGCTTcaggtggtggagggggtATGGGCATGCAAATCTGTAGAGGTAAG
This genomic window contains:
- a CDS encoding cytoplasmic protein codes for the protein MQSRRSGVPPPLPLRMASDSTVFTNQSGLAPPISPHSGSLTSLASITMGQRSNSNASGASSTSAESEAVNKDELDRLGYRYSLRVAVLHHHLLNAALSPCKRLSSSSMSHRSHPSGASVPPLASPPATGISPNGSRFTSLAYNTPPHTPEPSSPSTPPPILRRKSSAWVLGKHKNDGDAVKLPKDFLLEFWGTLGAEEGDLGWESTVKGFTSIIKKGSKTASGLNLREIPTLLEVFSSYIPPAGPGCAAKHVHQSHFLQLLYNVLPRSSYFSPMTRTQTEKEKELLARLRTEVQSYMLSPSPLPNADTASSGLVTPGKKSSVGIGRPTGQDSVRRKPSPVWDGDVNEMMNTVGQVWGVRKETLDRDVSEITSGKTSIEQFYMADLKRAMTILSAQPPPLTASQKNRQTYLSQALSNILKEFPDLATPVPATDYDSPMSPRGDASNTFFTPPRTVEVFGRLATRAAEAGHGSKTRDLLERCREVWGISSKREKEKEIEELIARWEGSIATKEEFAIAKNIADGIGLIAIGLRPGDPLPAVLSQILNRLLEMASKSLASIFPTTSSTPLAPPPSLLLIFNSSPELFASQPEAAKVLDNLSDEVKASAIGEYVAAVENYLGGIGMSDAQVLKIGDSGKDSVVEGLEKVAAWMEREVSNVKKVWGRGLQTILDPASIIIKCQLPLFLAEIHSLEKPRGSASDIFTLYEITGKLLDLWDDLSFEQDHGFDLDGFFEPHVRAWLKDTEANRVGQWVERSVGMDSWVPEGENRHSQSVIDLFEFVRGSAQVILHELPLSEYKRAVYLIDYSRTVSYAVNQYASIVLGLFMRDMNPVKAPTPASELQGKLGGKAGSWFAKGQQAVKNLERKKIEGFLIPPAACVKLTDMGAAKTCLEDMSFAMEAEDTARIIKAHHLSGAQPDKAIRHLFAVTILRGENLLGKGLVKAADGFVVVLDKQSGERCIKTKTVLGTEDPKWDQSFEISVGAVKILELQVYDRQLVGKHDLIGISTFKLDPRLFADYPTRDVVLPLNPRGTVHVRISMEGGEKHDVQYHLDAASRICDRAAEDMVREIVDKMGEFIKAQLSVATIQTLTKPLKDKKRTKTALTEHDIEYSLGLLFEYLNENFSIFSVTLTFNTRIGVMLAIWHRIIEITISLLVPPLSDKPYLAPPLPPQEVDIIFRWLQLLKSFFNAAEDGTELGVPLSQLQSGPYKDIIMLGQYMDLPTPTLKERCSAAVRAAGAGRSGGLSNGMKGSSLEGNDNERMAEVLLRIARTRPDTAEFLTHEIALLTKTRVEKQAGVL